The following proteins come from a genomic window of Pseudomonas hygromyciniae:
- the ssuB gene encoding aliphatic sulfonates ABC transporter ATP-binding protein, whose protein sequence is MTAQQPPRLLRGIPLAVRKLRKAFGAREVLREIDLHIPAGQFVAVVGRSGCGKSTLLRLLAGLDSASSGELLAGSAPLSEALEDTRLMFQEARLLPWKKIIDNVGLGLKGNWRPQALEALEAVGLAERADEWPAALSGGQKQRVALARALIHQPRLLLLDEPLGALDALTRIEMQQLIENLWRKHGFTVLLVTHDVSEAVAIADRVILIEDGDIGLDLHVELPRPRVRGSHRLAALETEVLNRVLSLPGTPPAPEPVSPLPTQLRWAQ, encoded by the coding sequence ATGACCGCTCAACAACCTCCACGCCTGCTGCGGGGCATCCCGTTGGCGGTGCGCAAGCTGCGCAAGGCGTTCGGCGCGCGGGAAGTCCTGCGCGAGATTGACCTGCACATCCCGGCGGGCCAGTTCGTGGCCGTTGTTGGCCGCAGTGGCTGTGGCAAAAGTACCTTGCTGCGCCTGCTGGCCGGCCTTGATAGCGCCAGCAGTGGCGAGTTGCTTGCAGGTTCTGCACCCCTGAGCGAAGCGCTCGAAGACACGCGGCTGATGTTCCAGGAAGCGCGCCTGCTGCCGTGGAAAAAGATCATCGATAACGTCGGCCTGGGCCTTAAAGGCAACTGGCGGCCCCAAGCGCTTGAGGCGCTGGAAGCGGTTGGCCTGGCCGAGCGTGCCGATGAATGGCCAGCGGCGTTGTCCGGTGGCCAGAAACAACGGGTGGCCCTGGCCCGCGCTCTGATTCATCAGCCGCGCCTGTTGCTGCTGGATGAGCCCTTGGGTGCGCTGGATGCCCTGACCCGCATCGAGATGCAGCAACTGATCGAAAACCTGTGGCGCAAGCACGGTTTTACCGTGTTGCTGGTGACCCATGACGTCAGCGAAGCCGTGGCCATTGCCGACCGGGTCATCCTGATCGAAGACGGCGACATCGGCCTCGACCTGCATGTGGAACTGCCACGCCCGAGAGTCCGTGGCTCCCATCGCCTGGCGGCCCTGGAAACCGAAGTGCTCAACCGTGTGCTGTCACTGCCCGGCACGCCGCCTGCGCCGGAACCTGTTTCACCGTTGCCTACGCAATTGCGTTGGGCGCAATAA
- the ssuC gene encoding aliphatic sulfonate ABC transporter permease SsuC — MNSQRILHRLAPWALPVLLLVVWQLSVSAGWLSTRILPAPSAVIAAGVHLVSSGEIWTHLAISGWRAGLGFVIGGGIGLALGFITGLSTWGERLLDSSVQMIRNVPHLALIPLVILWFGIDETAKIFLVALGTLFPIYLNTYHGIRNVDPALVEMARSYGLSGFSLFRQVILPGALPSILVGVRFALGFMWLTLIVAETISASSGIGYLAMNAREFLQTDVVVLAIVLYAVLGKLADLAARGLERVWLRWHPAYQVHKGGAA; from the coding sequence ATGAATAGTCAACGGATTCTGCATCGGCTGGCGCCTTGGGCGCTGCCGGTCCTGTTGCTGGTGGTGTGGCAGTTGTCGGTGTCGGCAGGCTGGCTGTCGACGCGGATTTTGCCGGCCCCCAGCGCAGTAATTGCGGCTGGCGTGCACCTGGTGAGCAGCGGTGAAATCTGGACCCACCTGGCCATCAGCGGCTGGCGCGCGGGCCTGGGTTTTGTGATCGGCGGCGGTATCGGCCTGGCCCTGGGTTTTATCACTGGCCTGTCGACATGGGGCGAGCGCCTGCTGGACAGCTCGGTGCAGATGATTCGCAACGTGCCGCACTTGGCGCTGATCCCGCTGGTGATTCTGTGGTTCGGCATCGATGAGACGGCGAAGATTTTCCTGGTCGCCCTCGGCACGCTGTTCCCCATCTACCTCAACACCTATCACGGCATCCGCAACGTCGATCCGGCACTGGTGGAGATGGCGCGCAGTTATGGCTTGTCGGGGTTCAGCCTGTTTCGCCAGGTGATCCTGCCCGGCGCCTTGCCTTCGATCCTGGTGGGGGTGCGTTTTGCCCTGGGCTTTATGTGGTTGACGCTGATCGTCGCGGAAACCATTTCCGCCAGCTCCGGTATCGGCTACCTGGCGATGAATGCCCGGGAGTTCCTGCAAACCGACGTGGTGGTGCTGGCGATTGTGCTGTACGCGGTGCTCGGCAAGTTGGCCGACCTCGCAGCGCGTGGCCTGGAGCGAGTGTGGCTGCGCTGGCATCCGGCCTATCAAGTGCATAAAGGAGGTGCGGCATGA
- the ssuD gene encoding FMNH2-dependent alkanesulfonate monooxygenase, producing the protein MSLNIFWFLPTHGDGHYLGTAEGARAVDHGYLQQVAQAADRLGFGGVLIPTGRSCEDSWLVAASLIPVTQRLKFLVALRPGIISPTVAARQAATLDRLSGGRALFNLVTGGDPEELAGDGLFLSHEERYQASVEFTRIWRRVLEGETVDYDGQHISVKGAKLLYPPIQQPRPPLYFGGSSEAAQDLAAEQVEMVLTWGEPPAAVAEKIEQVRDKAAKLGRTVRFGIRLHVIVRETNDEAWKAADKLISHLDDDTIARAQASLARFDSVGQQRMAALHGGSRDNLEVSPNLWAGVGLVRGGAGTALVGDGPTVAARVKEYADLGIDTFIFSGYPHLEESYRVAELLFPHLDIERPELPKSAGYVSPFGEMVANDILPKAASQS; encoded by the coding sequence ATGAGCCTCAATATTTTCTGGTTCCTGCCTACCCACGGCGACGGCCATTACCTTGGCACCGCCGAAGGCGCTCGCGCCGTGGATCACGGTTATCTGCAACAGGTGGCCCAGGCCGCTGATCGCCTGGGTTTTGGCGGGGTACTGATCCCCACCGGTCGTTCTTGCGAAGACTCGTGGCTGGTGGCCGCCTCGTTGATCCCGGTGACCCAGCGTCTGAAATTCCTGGTAGCACTGCGCCCCGGGATCATTTCCCCGACGGTGGCGGCGCGCCAGGCCGCGACCCTGGATCGGCTGTCCGGTGGCCGGGCGCTGTTCAACCTGGTGACCGGTGGTGATCCGGAAGAACTGGCCGGTGATGGCCTGTTCCTCAGCCATGAGGAGCGCTACCAGGCCTCGGTGGAATTCACCCGCATCTGGCGGCGCGTGCTGGAAGGCGAAACCGTGGACTACGACGGCCAGCACATCAGCGTCAAAGGCGCCAAGTTGCTCTACCCACCGATCCAGCAGCCCCGTCCGCCGCTGTATTTTGGTGGATCTTCCGAAGCGGCCCAGGACCTGGCAGCCGAACAAGTGGAAATGGTCCTGACCTGGGGCGAGCCACCGGCGGCGGTGGCGGAAAAAATCGAACAGGTACGGGACAAGGCGGCCAAGCTCGGGCGCACCGTGCGCTTCGGTATTCGCTTGCATGTGATCGTGCGTGAAACCAACGACGAGGCATGGAAAGCCGCCGACAAACTGATCTCCCATCTGGACGATGACACCATCGCCCGTGCCCAGGCCTCGCTGGCACGCTTTGATTCGGTGGGCCAGCAGCGCATGGCCGCCTTGCATGGCGGCAGTCGCGACAACCTCGAAGTCAGCCCCAACCTGTGGGCCGGCGTTGGCCTGGTACGCGGCGGCGCCGGCACGGCACTGGTGGGCGATGGGCCGACCGTGGCGGCGCGGGTCAAGGAGTACGCGGACCTGGGCATCGACACCTTTATTTTCTCCGGTTATCCACACCTGGAAGAGTCGTACCGGGTTGCGGAATTGCTGTTCCCGCACCTGGATATCGAACGTCCCGAGCTGCCGAAAAGCGCCGGTTACGTCAGCCCGTTTGGCGAGATGGTGGCCAACGACATTCTTCCCAAAGCCGCGTCGCAGAGCTGA
- a CDS encoding sulfonate ABC transporter substrate-binding protein: protein MRTIILRRGLVALFAAAVSFGAIVQAQAAQTLRIGYQKYGTLVLLKAKGTLEKRLADQGVNVQWTEFPGGPQLLEGLNVGSIDFGVTGETPPVFAQAAGADLLYVAYEPPAPTSEAILVPKDSPIKSVAELKGKKVVLNKGSNVHYLLVRALEDAGLKYTDVQTVFLPPADARAAFERGSVDAWVIWDPYQAAAEQQLQARTLRDATGIADNHQFYLATKPYTEKHPEVIKALVEEVRAVGEWSKANPQEVTEQVAPLLGLPADITLTSVKRQGYGALFLTPQVVAAQQKIADTFYQLKLIPKPLSIKDVIWTPPATVAKAP from the coding sequence ATGCGCACTATCATCTTGCGTCGGGGCCTGGTCGCACTGTTTGCTGCGGCTGTGTCCTTCGGCGCCATTGTTCAAGCCCAGGCCGCGCAAACCCTGCGGATCGGTTATCAGAAATACGGCACCCTGGTGCTGCTCAAGGCTAAGGGCACCCTGGAAAAACGCCTGGCCGACCAGGGCGTGAACGTGCAGTGGACCGAGTTTCCCGGTGGCCCGCAGTTGCTCGAAGGGCTGAATGTCGGCTCCATCGACTTTGGCGTCACCGGCGAAACCCCACCGGTGTTCGCCCAGGCCGCCGGTGCCGATCTGCTCTACGTCGCCTACGAACCGCCAGCGCCGACCAGCGAAGCCATCCTGGTACCCAAGGATTCGCCGATCAAATCGGTGGCCGAGCTCAAGGGCAAGAAAGTCGTGCTCAACAAAGGCTCCAACGTGCATTACCTGCTGGTACGCGCCCTGGAAGACGCCGGCCTGAAATACACCGACGTACAGACCGTGTTCCTGCCGCCCGCCGACGCTCGTGCCGCTTTCGAGCGTGGCAGTGTCGACGCCTGGGTCATCTGGGACCCGTACCAGGCGGCCGCCGAGCAACAACTGCAAGCCCGCACCCTACGTGACGCCACCGGCATTGCCGACAACCACCAGTTCTACCTGGCCACCAAGCCCTACACCGAAAAACACCCGGAGGTGATCAAGGCGTTGGTGGAAGAAGTGCGCGCCGTGGGCGAATGGTCCAAGGCCAACCCCCAGGAAGTCACCGAACAAGTTGCGCCGCTGCTCGGCTTGCCGGCTGACATCACCCTGACCTCGGTCAAACGCCAGGGCTACGGCGCGCTGTTCCTGACCCCGCAAGTGGTCGCCGCGCAGCAGAAAATCGCTGACACCTTCTACCAGCTCAAATTGATTCCCAAGCCCTTGAGCATCAAGGACGTGATCTGGACGCCACCTGCGACCGTTGCCAAAGCGCCGTAA
- the ssuE gene encoding NADPH-dependent FMN reductase: MLVVTLGGSPSQRSRSGVLLDHSRRWLQQQGVEVVSYQVRDFPAEDLLYARFDSPKVLDLLAQVANADGLLIATPVYKASFSGALKTVLDLLPERALAHKVVLPMATGGSIAHMLAVDYALKPVLSALKAQELLHGIFAEDSQIAYGEGSAQAQLVPILEQRLSEALEQFYSAMARRPQPLDPHVLNERLLSARWSI, from the coding sequence ATGCTGGTCGTAACACTTGGTGGCAGTCCCAGTCAGCGTTCCCGGTCCGGGGTTTTGCTGGATCACTCCCGGCGCTGGTTGCAGCAGCAAGGCGTGGAAGTGGTGAGTTATCAGGTACGGGACTTCCCGGCCGAAGATTTGTTGTATGCCCGCTTCGACAGCCCGAAGGTCCTCGACCTGCTGGCCCAGGTGGCCAATGCCGATGGTTTGCTGATCGCCACGCCGGTGTACAAGGCCTCGTTTTCAGGCGCCTTGAAAACCGTCCTCGACCTGCTGCCGGAACGCGCCCTGGCCCATAAGGTGGTACTGCCCATGGCCACTGGCGGCAGCATTGCCCACATGCTGGCGGTGGACTACGCCTTGAAGCCTGTGCTGTCGGCACTCAAAGCCCAGGAGCTGCTGCACGGGATTTTTGCCGAGGACAGCCAGATCGCCTACGGCGAAGGCAGTGCCCAGGCGCAGTTGGTGCCGATCCTTGAACAACGCTTGAGCGAAGCCCTGGAGCAGTTCTACAGCGCCATGGCCCGTCGCCCGCAACCGTTGGACCCCCATGTGTTGAATGAACGTTTGTTGAGTGCTCGCTGGAGCATCTAA
- a CDS encoding peroxiredoxin has product MSLRLGDIAPDFEQDSSAGKIRFHEWLGDSWGVLFSHPADFTPVCTTELGFTAKLKDEFAKRGVKAIALSVDPVDSHHKWIEDINETQNTLVNFPILADADRKVSDLYDLIHPNANDTLTVRSLFVIDPNKKIRLTITYPASTGRNFHEILRVIDSLQLTDNYKVATPANWQDGDEVVIVPSLKDEEEIKQRFPKGYRAVKPYLRLTPQPNR; this is encoded by the coding sequence ATGAGCCTCAGACTGGGCGATATCGCCCCCGACTTTGAACAGGACTCCAGCGCCGGCAAGATTCGTTTCCACGAGTGGCTGGGCGATAGCTGGGGCGTGCTGTTTTCCCACCCGGCGGACTTCACCCCGGTGTGCACCACCGAGCTGGGTTTCACCGCCAAGCTCAAAGATGAGTTTGCCAAGCGTGGGGTCAAGGCCATTGCCCTGTCGGTAGACCCGGTGGACTCCCACCACAAGTGGATCGAGGACATCAACGAGACCCAGAACACCCTCGTCAACTTCCCGATCCTGGCCGATGCCGACCGCAAGGTCTCGGACCTGTACGACCTGATCCACCCCAATGCCAACGACACCCTGACCGTACGTTCGCTGTTCGTGATCGACCCGAACAAAAAGATTCGCCTGACCATCACCTACCCGGCCAGCACCGGGCGCAATTTCCACGAAATCCTGCGGGTGATCGACTCGTTGCAACTGACCGACAACTATAAAGTCGCCACCCCGGCCAACTGGCAGGACGGTGATGAAGTGGTGATCGTGCCGTCGCTCAAGGATGAGGAAGAGATCAAGCAGCGCTTTCCCAAGGGCTATCGCGCTGTCAAACCGTATCTGCGGCTGACCCCACAACCTAATCGTTAA
- a CDS encoding OprD family outer membrane porin, producing MKKYTLAIAVAAGVLAQQAGAAGFVEDTKASVSSRTLYFDNDQREGGADQRETATGLKFNVQSGFTEGTVGFGIDAQALVGFHLDGGRGHHPNSNSFVPSDTDGSAVSSWSSASANVKARFSKTEAHLGGALAPNLPILIASDGRLLPQTFEGGTVTSKEIDNVTFNAGQLEHATGRASSNSTGLSVNGATQESNQFRFGGADWKVTKDLTLQYYYANLEDFYKQHFLGLVHVYPITEGQSFKTDLRYFDSSSDGKNGQAGYQFNNNGGYAKDAGEVNNKTWSAMFTYSLGGSAFMVGHQRVNDDGGFVWLNQGSVVDGNGRNEGAGGSSFYLFTDSMINSFVRAGENTTFGQYSYDFAALGVPGLKTSIAYLHGDNIKSAKGGSDQSEWERDMRIDYTIQQGALKGFGTTLRHGVYRGSGTGIQDQDQTRLIFNYTYSFL from the coding sequence ATGAAGAAGTACACATTGGCGATCGCCGTCGCGGCTGGGGTTTTGGCTCAGCAAGCTGGCGCCGCTGGTTTTGTTGAAGACACCAAGGCATCCGTAAGTTCTCGGACCCTGTATTTTGATAACGATCAGCGTGAAGGCGGTGCTGACCAGCGCGAAACGGCCACCGGCCTGAAGTTCAACGTCCAGTCTGGTTTCACTGAAGGCACGGTCGGCTTTGGTATCGATGCCCAGGCATTGGTCGGCTTTCACCTCGATGGTGGCCGTGGTCATCACCCTAATAGCAACTCCTTTGTTCCAAGCGATACAGATGGTTCGGCCGTCAGTAGCTGGAGCAGCGCGAGCGCCAACGTAAAAGCCCGCTTCTCCAAGACCGAAGCCCACCTGGGTGGTGCCTTGGCGCCAAACCTGCCGATTCTGATTGCAAGCGACGGTCGTCTGCTGCCTCAGACCTTTGAAGGCGGCACTGTCACCTCTAAAGAAATCGACAATGTGACGTTTAACGCAGGTCAACTTGAACACGCCACCGGGCGTGCCTCAAGCAATAGCACTGGCCTGTCCGTCAACGGTGCTACCCAGGAAAGCAACCAATTCCGCTTTGGCGGTGCTGATTGGAAAGTCACTAAAGACCTGACATTGCAGTACTACTACGCCAACCTGGAAGACTTCTATAAGCAACACTTCCTGGGTCTGGTCCACGTCTACCCGATCACCGAAGGTCAGTCGTTCAAAACCGACCTGCGTTATTTTGACAGCAGCTCCGATGGCAAGAATGGCCAGGCTGGCTACCAGTTCAACAACAACGGTGGTTACGCGAAGGATGCTGGCGAGGTTAATAACAAAACCTGGAGCGCCATGTTCACCTACTCCCTGGGGGGCAGTGCGTTCATGGTCGGTCATCAGCGTGTCAATGATGACGGCGGTTTCGTTTGGTTGAACCAGGGCAGTGTGGTTGACGGCAATGGCCGTAACGAAGGCGCCGGCGGTTCCAGCTTCTACCTCTTCACCGATAGCATGATCAACTCCTTCGTGCGTGCGGGTGAAAACACCACCTTCGGTCAGTACTCCTATGACTTCGCTGCATTGGGCGTTCCAGGTTTGAAAACCTCGATTGCTTACCTGCATGGCGACAACATCAAATCCGCGAAAGGTGGCAGTGACCAGTCCGAGTGGGAACGCGATATGCGTATCGACTACACCATTCAGCAGGGTGCTCTGAAAGGCTTTGGTACTACACTGCGTCACGGTGTCTATCGCGGTAGCGGTACCGGCATTCAGGACCAGGACCAGACTCGTCTGATCTTCAACTACACTTACAGCTTCCTGTAA
- the tauA gene encoding taurine ABC transporter substrate-binding protein: MAKRASSSQFVTVLLSLTLSFGVQAASLTIGYQTGVDPSKVPQADGVYEQAIGEKIDWRRFNSGPEVITAIASGDVQIGNLGSSPLAAAASRNLPIVAFIVSAQINGSEALVVRNGSHIDAPKDLIGKTIATPFVSTSHYSLLGALKHWGLDTKQVKVVNLQPVQIAAAWKRGDIDGAFVWSPALGEIRKTGKILTDAAQVGQWGAPTFEVWVVRKDFAEKYPEVVAKFAKVTLDSFAEYAAHKSEWTADSVPVQKIARLTGANAADIPELLEGSTFPDARAQQTEALLNGGTAKAIGETAKFLKEQGKVETVLPDYSAYVTGKFIKE; the protein is encoded by the coding sequence ATGGCCAAACGCGCATCCTCTAGTCAATTTGTTACAGTTTTACTATCACTTACACTTTCTTTTGGCGTGCAAGCGGCCAGTCTCACCATCGGTTACCAAACCGGGGTTGACCCCAGCAAAGTGCCCCAGGCCGACGGCGTCTATGAGCAGGCCATCGGCGAGAAAATCGACTGGCGCCGCTTCAATAGCGGCCCGGAAGTGATCACCGCGATTGCCTCCGGCGATGTGCAGATCGGCAACCTCGGCTCCAGCCCTTTGGCGGCCGCCGCATCCCGTAATCTACCCATCGTAGCGTTCATCGTATCGGCTCAGATCAATGGTTCTGAAGCTTTGGTAGTGCGCAACGGCAGTCATATTGACGCACCCAAGGACCTGATCGGCAAAACCATCGCCACGCCTTTTGTCTCCACATCCCACTACAGCCTGCTCGGGGCCCTGAAACACTGGGGCCTGGACACAAAGCAGGTCAAAGTGGTGAACCTGCAACCGGTGCAAATTGCCGCAGCCTGGAAACGCGGGGATATCGACGGCGCGTTTGTCTGGTCGCCGGCCCTGGGGGAAATCCGCAAGACCGGCAAGATCCTCACCGATGCTGCCCAGGTGGGCCAATGGGGCGCGCCGACGTTCGAGGTGTGGGTGGTGCGCAAGGATTTTGCCGAGAAGTACCCTGAGGTGGTGGCCAAGTTTGCCAAGGTCACCCTGGATTCATTTGCCGAGTACGCGGCGCACAAATCCGAGTGGACGGCGGATTCGGTACCGGTACAGAAGATCGCCCGATTGACCGGCGCAAACGCTGCGGATATCCCAGAACTGCTGGAAGGCAGCACCTTCCCCGATGCCCGGGCGCAGCAAACCGAGGCCTTGCTCAATGGCGGGACAGCCAAGGCCATTGGGGAGACGGCGAAGTTTCTTAAGGAACAAGGGAAAGTAGAGACCGTGTTACCGGACTATTCGGCCTATGTGACCGGAAAATTCATCAAAGAATAA
- the argA gene encoding amino-acid N-acetyltransferase, translated as MPEYVNWLRHASPYINAHRDCTFVVMLPGDGVDHPNFGNIVHDLVLLHSLGVRLVLVHGSRPQIETRLAARGLTPHYHDGMRITDAATLECVIDAVGHLRIAIEARLSMDMASSPMQGSRLRVASGNLVTARPIGVLDGIDYHHTGEVRRVDRKGINRLLDERSIVVLSPLGYSPTGEIFNLACEDVATRAAIDLGADKLLLFGADLGLIDENGRLVRELRPQQVPAHLQRLGNNYQAELLDAAAEACRGGVGRSHIVSYVEDGALLTELFTRDGGGTLVAQEQFELVREAAIEDVGGLLDLISPLEEQGILVRRSREVLEREIEQFSVVEREGMIIACAALYPIADSDAGELACLAVNPEYRHGGRGDELLERIETRARTQGLKTLFVLTTRTAHWFRERGFVPSSVDRLPSARASLYNFQRNSKIFEKTL; from the coding sequence ATGCCCGAATACGTCAATTGGCTTCGTCACGCTTCGCCTTACATCAATGCCCACCGCGACTGCACCTTTGTGGTCATGCTGCCGGGCGACGGTGTGGATCACCCCAACTTCGGCAACATCGTCCACGACCTGGTGCTGCTGCACAGCCTCGGCGTGCGTCTGGTGCTGGTGCATGGTTCGCGCCCGCAAATCGAAACCCGCCTCGCCGCTCGCGGCCTGACCCCGCATTACCACGATGGCATGCGCATCACCGATGCCGCGACCCTGGAGTGTGTGATCGACGCGGTTGGCCACTTGCGTATTGCTATCGAAGCACGGCTGTCCATGGACATGGCGTCTTCGCCGATGCAGGGCTCGCGCCTGCGGGTGGCCAGCGGCAACCTGGTGACCGCGCGGCCGATCGGCGTGTTGGACGGTATCGATTACCACCATACCGGCGAAGTGCGCCGGGTCGACCGCAAGGGCATCAACCGCCTGCTGGACGAGCGCTCGATTGTCGTACTGTCGCCTTTGGGCTATTCGCCGACCGGAGAGATTTTCAACCTGGCCTGTGAAGACGTCGCTACCCGCGCCGCCATCGACCTGGGCGCCGACAAGCTGCTGTTGTTTGGCGCCGACCTGGGCCTGATCGACGAAAACGGTCGACTGGTGCGCGAACTGCGTCCGCAACAAGTACCGGCGCATTTGCAACGCCTGGGCAACAACTACCAGGCCGAACTGCTGGATGCAGCAGCCGAGGCCTGTCGTGGGGGCGTGGGGCGCAGCCATATCGTCAGTTATGTCGAAGACGGTGCGCTGTTGACCGAACTCTTTACCCGGGACGGCGGCGGTACGCTGGTGGCCCAGGAGCAGTTCGAGCTGGTGCGTGAGGCGGCGATTGAAGATGTCGGCGGCCTGCTGGACCTGATCAGCCCACTGGAAGAGCAGGGCATTTTGGTGCGCCGCTCGCGGGAAGTGCTGGAGCGGGAAATCGAGCAGTTCAGCGTGGTGGAGCGCGAAGGCATGATCATCGCGTGCGCCGCGCTTTACCCCATTGCCGATTCAGATGCCGGTGAACTGGCGTGCCTGGCGGTCAATCCGGAATATCGTCATGGCGGTCGTGGTGATGAGCTGCTCGAGCGCATCGAAACCCGCGCCCGCACCCAAGGCTTGAAGACCCTGTTCGTGCTGACGACCCGCACCGCCCACTGGTTCCGCGAGCGCGGCTTTGTGCCAAGCAGCGTGGATCGCCTGCCGTCGGCGCGGGCTTCGCTGTACAACTTCCAGCGTAATTCGAAGATCTTCGAGAAGACCCTGTAA